The Zingiber officinale cultivar Zhangliang chromosome 10A, Zo_v1.1, whole genome shotgun sequence genome contains a region encoding:
- the LOC122026353 gene encoding ADP-glucose phosphorylase-like, whose protein sequence is MASTESRPSPPRPRSGEIRRDDVFGRCVLFSPARSRRPSDFKSRSPASSSSNPNSKPFCAFCAGHESECAPEIFRFPAGSLDDWKIRVIENLYPALSRDAEHSPSTADGPDAVMPGKYSLTGFGFHDVVIETPDHSVRLPDLSPEEIGQVLLAHKQRILQLACLESIKYVQVFKNYGASAGASMAHSHSQIVGLPLVPPLVSTRLDSMKKFYDMTGKCSLCEVLSNNLLVAETVHYFAIVPFAASYAFEVWIVPRGHTVHFHEIDHEKAVDLGGLLKVVLEKLSIQLNDPPYNFMIQAAPPDLPSSCAPSVHWFLQIVPHLSVTGGFEIGTGCFINPVFPEDAAKVLREVDGSR, encoded by the exons ATGGCGTCGACGGAATCGCGGCCCTCTCCTCCTCGGCCTCGAAGCGGGGAGATCCGTCGCGACGATGTCTTTGGACGCTGCGTGCTGTTCTCCCCCGCCCGCTCGCGCCGCCCCTCCGACTTCAAATCCCGGTCTcctgcctcctcctcctccaacccTAACTCTAAGCCCTTCTGCGCCTTCTGCGCCGGCCACGAGAGCGAGTGCGCGCCGGAAATATTTCGCTTTCCGGCTGGATCTTTAGATGACTGGAAGATCCGGGTCATCGAGAACCTCTACCCCGCTCTTAGCCGCGATGCCGAGCACTCACCGAGCACTGCCGATGGCCCAGATGCCGTCATGCCGGGAAAATATTCACTGACCGGATTCGGATTCCACGATGTAGTCATAGAGACTCCGGATCACTCTGTCCGCCTTCCGGATCTCTCCCCCGAGGAGATTGGCCAGGTGCTGCTTGCCCACAAGCAGCGGATCTTGCAGCTGGCGTGCCTCGAATCGATTAAGTACGTTCAG GTGTTCAAGAACTATGGTGCTTCAGCAGGAGCATCAATGGCCCATTCTCACAGTCAGATCGTGGGCCTTCCACTTGTTCCTCCTTTGGTTTCTACCCGCCTTGATAGCATGAAGAAGTTCTATGATATGACTGGGAAATGCAGTCTATGTGAAGTTCTTTCCAACAATCTATTGGTTGCGGAAACAGTCCATTATTTTGCGATTGTTCCCTTTGCAGCTTCATATGCTTTTGAGGTGTGGATAGTGCCACGAGGTCACACTGTTCATTTCCATGAAATTGATCATGAAAAA GCAGTGGATCTTGGCGGGTTGTTGAAAGTCGTGCTGGAGAAGTTGTCCATACAGTTGAATGACCCCCCATACAACTTCATGATTCAAGCAGCGCCGCCCGACTTACCATCCTCTTGTGCACCTTCTGTGCACTGGTTTTTGCAGATTGTACCACACTTGAGCGTTACAGGAGGTTTTGAAATTGGAACTGGTTGTTTTATCAATCCTGTTTTCCCAGAGGATGCTGCAAAGGTCCTGAGAGAAGTTGACGGCTCAAGATAA
- the LOC122026354 gene encoding peroxiredoxin Q, chloroplastic-like — translation MACTSLPKHPLTLLRAPINKSSPPSPPAFPSLSNASHSQFFGIKLSASSLPNPSHSPKRSMLVFAKVSEGNVPPSFTLKDQDGKNVSLSKFKGKPVVLYFYPADETPGCTKQACAFRDSYEKFKKAGAEVVGISGDDPSSHKAFAKKYRLPFTLLSDDGNKVRKQWGVPSDLFGTLPGRQTYVIDKNGVVRLVYNNQFQPEKHVDETLKLLQTL, via the exons ATGGCCTGCACCTCTCTCCCCAAACACCCTCTCACGCTCCTCCGAGCTCCCATCAACAAGTCATCACCACCCTCGCCTCCTGCATTCCCCTCACTCTCCAACGCATCGCACTCCCAGTTCTTTGGCATCAAGCTCTCCGCTTCATCACTCCCAAACCCTTCTCACTCCCCCAAGAGGTCCATGCTCGTTTTTGCAAAG GTGTCCGAGGGGAATGTGCCTCCGTCCTTTACTCTGAAAGATCAAGATGGGAAAAATGTGTCTCTTTCGAAGTTCAAGGGCAAGCCAGTTGTGCTCTACTTCTATCCTGCCGATGAGACTCCTGGATGCACCAAACAG GCTTGCGCCTTCAGAGACTCCTATGAGAAGTTCAAGAAGGCTGGAGCTGAGGTCGTTGGAATAAGTGGGGACGATCCTTCCTCGCACAAG GCCTTTGCCAAGAAGTACAGACTGCCATTTACCCTGTTAAGTGATGATGGAAACAAGGTGAGGAAGCAATGGGGGGTGCCTTCGGACCTCTTTGGAACACTGCCTGGAAGACAGACCTACGTGATCGATAAAAATGGGGTGGTTCGACTTGTCTACAACAACCAATTCCAACCAGAGAAGCATGTCGATGAAACACTGAAGCTTCTTCAGACCCTTTGA
- the LOC122027426 gene encoding protein NEGATIVE GRAVITROPIC RESPONSE OF ROOTS-like, whose translation MRILSWVQNKFQERQEKKRLDAVVKSAHLPHCSLPVDPKEEFKDWPQSLLAIGTFGDTEIKEESHSGHHFQCIEASQDLSDFGVEEFNQLKKELKKLLSLKSKCKSKSSSSSNGSEIMEEGGGNMPLNRFLNFPSRLGVDKALSTSLERLASDNNGDISPSSKMILISKVKDMLLENPKALKKKSVSFIIKKMFVCSSGFAPAPSLRDPIPESRMEKMLRAILTKKIHQQSSAPIASKKCIENKSTEETQAGEEGDDKGKDKCKWVKTDSDFIVLEI comes from the exons ATGAGA ATCTTGAGTTGGGTGCAAAACAAGTTTCAGGAAAGGCAGGAGAAGAAGAGACTAGATGCTGTCGTGAAATCAGCTCATCTACCTCATT GTTCTTTACCTGTTGATCCAAAGGAAGAATTCAAAGATTGGCCACAATCACTACTGGCAATTGGAACATTTGGCGACACTGAAATCAAGGAAGAATCTCACAGTGGTCATCACTTCCAATGTATAGAAGCTTCACAAGATTTATCTGATTTTGGTGTTGAAGAATTCAACCAGTTAAAGAAAGAGCTAAAAAAGTTGCTCTCACTCAAGTCAAAATGCAAGTCAAAATCCAGCAGCAGCAGTAATGGATCAGAGATCATGGAAGAGGGCGGAGGAAATATGCCATTAAATAGATTTCTGAATTTCCCATCGAGATTGGGGGTCGATAAGGCATTGAGTACGAGTCTAGAGCGCTTGGCAAGTGACAACAATGGTGATATCTCCCCGAGTTCAAAGATGATCCTTATTAGCAAAGTGAAAGATATGTTGCTGGAAAATCCTAAAGCACTTAAGAAGAAATCAGTCTCTTTTATCATCAAGAAGATGTTTGTATGCAGCAGTGGATTTGCACCAGCTCCAAGCTTGAGGGATCCAATTCCGGAGTCAAGGATGGAGAAG ATGTTAAGAGCAATTCTCACCAAGAAGATACACCAGCAAAGTTCTGCTCCAATTGCTTCAAAGAAGTGCATAGAAAATAAATCAACAGAGGAAACACAGGCTGGGGAAGAAGGGGATGATAAGGGCAAGGACAAGTGTAAATGGGTCAAGACAGATTCAGATT TTATTGTTCTAGAGATCTAG